From one Phycodurus eques isolate BA_2022a chromosome 6, UOR_Pequ_1.1, whole genome shotgun sequence genomic stretch:
- the khsrp gene encoding far upstream element-binding protein 2 isoform X2, with protein sequence MSEFGSLPTNGVGAATKKDTFADAMERARQIAAKISGESGHMASNNGGPESYPFTAQKRSLEEPAIGAQLAALAQQSVRPSTMTITEECKVPDSMVGLIIGRGGEHINKIQRDSGCKVQIAHDSAGLSERSVSLTGPPEAIQKAKMLIDEILSRGHDSPNGQTGSMQEMVIPAGKAGLIIGKGGETIKQLQERAGVKMILIQDASQPPNVDKPLRIIGDPFKVQQAKEMVNEILRDRDHTGFGDRNEYGSRMGGGGGGGGGGIDIAVPRHAVGVIIGRSGEMIKKIQSDAGVKIQFKPDDGTGPEKIAHITGPPDQCQHAASIITDLLQSIRTRDDGGQGGPPGAGMPPGGRGRGRGQGNWGPPGGEMTFSVPAHKCGLVIGRGGENVKAINQQTGAFVEMSRQPLPDGDPNFKMFIIRGSPQQIDYAKQLIEEKIEAPLCPVGGGPGPGGPGGSLNPYNPNPYNAGPPGGAPHGGTPGGPQYCAQSWGNNYQQWQTPGQHDPNKAAADPNAAWAAYYAQYYGQQPGGSMPAQTPADPGAAGDQNQAAHTAGGQPDYTKAWEEYYKKMGMVQPAGGPVAAPGTASAPAGGAAPGGQPDYSAAWAEYYRQQAAYYGQGGQAPGQAAPPQQGQQAQ encoded by the exons ATGTCTGAATTCGGCTCCTTGCCGACTAACGGCGTCGGCGCCGCAACGAAGAAAGATACTTTTGCGGACGCCATGGAAAGAGCCAGACAG ATCGCAGCTAAAATCAGTGGTGAGAGCGGTCACATGGCGAGCAACAATGGAGGACCTGAGAGTTATCCATTCACTGCACAGAAACGATCCCTCGAAGAACCAG CCATTGGAGCTCAACTGGCTGCCCTGGCTCAACAGAG TGTCAGACCCTCTACAATGACAATAACAGAGGAGTGTAAAGTGCCTGATAGCATGGTTGGTCTTA TCATTGGCAGAGGAGGTGAACacataaacaaaatacaacgGGACTCTGGCTGCAAGGTCCAGATTGCACACG ACAGTGCTGGTCTTTCAGAAAGAAGTGTTTCTTTGACAGGTCCACCAGAGGCCATACA GAAAGCGAAGATGCTCATAGATGAAATCCTATCAAGGGGACACGATTCCCCCAATGGACAAACTGGTTCCATGCAGGAGATGGTCATCCCTGCGGGCAAGGCTGGCCTTATTATAGGCAAAGGAGGAGAGACCATTAAGCAGCTACAG GAACGAGCTGGAGTTAAAATGATCCTTATTCAAGATGCATCACAGCCGCCAAATGTAGATAAACCACTACGCATCATTGGAGACCCATTCAAAGTGCAG CAAGCCAAGGAGATGGTCAATGAGATTCTACGAGATCGTGATCACACTGGTTTTGGTGACAGGAATGAATATGGCTCAAGAAtgggaggtggtggtggtggtggtggcggcggcATTGAT ATTGCTGTTCCTCGCCATGCAGTGGGGGTCATAATTGGACGAAGTGGGGAGATGATTAAGAAGATCCAGAGTGATGCTGGAGTGAAGATACAGTTTAAACCAG ATGATGGCACCGGTCCTGAAAAAATAGCTCACATTACGGGTCCTCCTGACCAGTGTCAACATGCTGCTTCCATCATCACAGACTTGCTCCAGAGTATCCGTACCAGAGATGATGGTGGTCAGGGG GGCCCCCCTGGTGCAGGGATGCCACCTGGAGGACGAGGACGGGGTAGAGGCCAGGGGAACTGGGGTCCTCCGGGAGGAGAGATGACCTTCTCTGTTCCTGCTCACAAATGTGGACTTGTGATTGGCAGAGGAGGGGAAAATGTCAAAGCCATTAACCAACAGACTGGTGCATTTGTGGAGATGTCACGTCAGCCGCTACCAGACGGGGACCcaaatttcaaaatgttcataatCAGAGGTTCCCCGCAACAGATAGACTATGCAAAGCAGCTTATAGAAGAAAAGATTGAG GCCCCATTATGTCCCGTGGGTGGTGGTCCAGGTCCAGGAGGCCCTGGTGGTTCCCTGAACCCCTATAACCCCAACCCTTATAATGCTGGACCTCCTGGTGGTGCACCCCA TGGTGGTACACCAGgtggtcctcagtactgtgctCAGAGCTGGGGAAACAACTACCAGCAATGGCAGACCCCAGGGCAACATGACCCCA ATAAGGCAGCAGCAGACCCGAATGCAGCATGGGCAGCCTACTATGCACAGTACTACGGTCAGCAGCCAGGGGGCTCTATGCCAGCACAGACTCCAGCAGATCCTGGAGCAGCGGGTGATCAGAACCAAGCAGCACATACCGCTGGCGGTCAGCCAGACTATACAAAGGCTTGGGAGGAGTACTACAAGAAGATGGGCATGG tcCAGCCTGCAGGAGGACCAGTGGCTGCTCCGGGAACTGCGTCAGCACCAGCTGGAGGAGCAGCACCTGGAGGCCAGCCAGATTACAGTGCAGCCTGGGCAGAGTATTATAGACAGCAAGCCGCCTACTATGGGCAGGGAGGGCAGGCCCCTGGACAAGCAGCTCCGCCACAGCAGGGACAGCAG GCGCAGTAA
- the khsrp gene encoding far upstream element-binding protein 2 isoform X1, producing the protein MSEFGSLPTNGVGAATKKDTFADAMERARQIAAKISGESGHMASNNGGPESYPFTAQKRSLEEPDEPDAKKVASQNERDSSLSIGAQLAALAQQSVRPSTMTITEECKVPDSMVGLIIGRGGEHINKIQRDSGCKVQIAHDSAGLSERSVSLTGPPEAIQKAKMLIDEILSRGHDSPNGQTGSMQEMVIPAGKAGLIIGKGGETIKQLQERAGVKMILIQDASQPPNVDKPLRIIGDPFKVQQAKEMVNEILRDRDHTGFGDRNEYGSRMGGGGGGGGGGIDIAVPRHAVGVIIGRSGEMIKKIQSDAGVKIQFKPDDGTGPEKIAHITGPPDQCQHAASIITDLLQSIRTRDDGGQGGPPGAGMPPGGRGRGRGQGNWGPPGGEMTFSVPAHKCGLVIGRGGENVKAINQQTGAFVEMSRQPLPDGDPNFKMFIIRGSPQQIDYAKQLIEEKIEAPLCPVGGGPGPGGPGGSLNPYNPNPYNAGPPGGAPHGGTPGGPQYCAQSWGNNYQQWQTPGQHDPNKAAADPNAAWAAYYAQYYGQQPGGSMPAQTPADPGAAGDQNQAAHTAGGQPDYTKAWEEYYKKMGMVQPAGGPVAAPGTASAPAGGAAPGGQPDYSAAWAEYYRQQAAYYGQGGQAPGQAAPPQQGQQAQ; encoded by the exons ATGTCTGAATTCGGCTCCTTGCCGACTAACGGCGTCGGCGCCGCAACGAAGAAAGATACTTTTGCGGACGCCATGGAAAGAGCCAGACAG ATCGCAGCTAAAATCAGTGGTGAGAGCGGTCACATGGCGAGCAACAATGGAGGACCTGAGAGTTATCCATTCACTGCACAGAAACGATCCCTCGAAGAACCAG ATGAACCAGATGCCAAGAAGGTAGCATCACAGAATGAAAGAGATTCTTCGTTGT CCATTGGAGCTCAACTGGCTGCCCTGGCTCAACAGAG TGTCAGACCCTCTACAATGACAATAACAGAGGAGTGTAAAGTGCCTGATAGCATGGTTGGTCTTA TCATTGGCAGAGGAGGTGAACacataaacaaaatacaacgGGACTCTGGCTGCAAGGTCCAGATTGCACACG ACAGTGCTGGTCTTTCAGAAAGAAGTGTTTCTTTGACAGGTCCACCAGAGGCCATACA GAAAGCGAAGATGCTCATAGATGAAATCCTATCAAGGGGACACGATTCCCCCAATGGACAAACTGGTTCCATGCAGGAGATGGTCATCCCTGCGGGCAAGGCTGGCCTTATTATAGGCAAAGGAGGAGAGACCATTAAGCAGCTACAG GAACGAGCTGGAGTTAAAATGATCCTTATTCAAGATGCATCACAGCCGCCAAATGTAGATAAACCACTACGCATCATTGGAGACCCATTCAAAGTGCAG CAAGCCAAGGAGATGGTCAATGAGATTCTACGAGATCGTGATCACACTGGTTTTGGTGACAGGAATGAATATGGCTCAAGAAtgggaggtggtggtggtggtggtggcggcggcATTGAT ATTGCTGTTCCTCGCCATGCAGTGGGGGTCATAATTGGACGAAGTGGGGAGATGATTAAGAAGATCCAGAGTGATGCTGGAGTGAAGATACAGTTTAAACCAG ATGATGGCACCGGTCCTGAAAAAATAGCTCACATTACGGGTCCTCCTGACCAGTGTCAACATGCTGCTTCCATCATCACAGACTTGCTCCAGAGTATCCGTACCAGAGATGATGGTGGTCAGGGG GGCCCCCCTGGTGCAGGGATGCCACCTGGAGGACGAGGACGGGGTAGAGGCCAGGGGAACTGGGGTCCTCCGGGAGGAGAGATGACCTTCTCTGTTCCTGCTCACAAATGTGGACTTGTGATTGGCAGAGGAGGGGAAAATGTCAAAGCCATTAACCAACAGACTGGTGCATTTGTGGAGATGTCACGTCAGCCGCTACCAGACGGGGACCcaaatttcaaaatgttcataatCAGAGGTTCCCCGCAACAGATAGACTATGCAAAGCAGCTTATAGAAGAAAAGATTGAG GCCCCATTATGTCCCGTGGGTGGTGGTCCAGGTCCAGGAGGCCCTGGTGGTTCCCTGAACCCCTATAACCCCAACCCTTATAATGCTGGACCTCCTGGTGGTGCACCCCA TGGTGGTACACCAGgtggtcctcagtactgtgctCAGAGCTGGGGAAACAACTACCAGCAATGGCAGACCCCAGGGCAACATGACCCCA ATAAGGCAGCAGCAGACCCGAATGCAGCATGGGCAGCCTACTATGCACAGTACTACGGTCAGCAGCCAGGGGGCTCTATGCCAGCACAGACTCCAGCAGATCCTGGAGCAGCGGGTGATCAGAACCAAGCAGCACATACCGCTGGCGGTCAGCCAGACTATACAAAGGCTTGGGAGGAGTACTACAAGAAGATGGGCATGG tcCAGCCTGCAGGAGGACCAGTGGCTGCTCCGGGAACTGCGTCAGCACCAGCTGGAGGAGCAGCACCTGGAGGCCAGCCAGATTACAGTGCAGCCTGGGCAGAGTATTATAGACAGCAAGCCGCCTACTATGGGCAGGGAGGGCAGGCCCCTGGACAAGCAGCTCCGCCACAGCAGGGACAGCAG GCGCAGTAA